One genomic region from Saprospiraceae bacterium encodes:
- a CDS encoding penicillin acylase family protein codes for MILCRYFIVFSAVLLTGITLSQSDLQRWQAQSSRVEIIRDEYGIPHIYGDSDADAVFGLMYAQCEDDFNRVELNYIEKLGRLSEIHGVQDLYRDLYTRLIIDSADAIKDYKKSPAWLKKLLVAFADGINYYLYTHPDKKPSLLHRFQPWYPLLWTDGSIGAINTADMDDTDVKNFYSGESTSMREIKIKEPSGSNGFAIAPARSASGHALLYINPHVTFYFRPEVHMVSKEGLNAYGAVTWGQFFVYQGFNEKCGWMHTSCNVDVADVYKEKTSQKKNKRYYEYDGKQKRMVEKNVVLKYQQAGQIKAKTFKTFYTQHGPIMGLRDGQWASVRSYNRAMNGLIQSWTRTKADGLPAFKKAMELRGNISNSTVYADAGGNIAFWHGNYIPVRDPSVDWSKPVDGSVSKYEWRGIHAVDETVHSYNPSSGWLQNCNSTAYTCAGTASPKKENYPPYMAPDGENFRGINAVRILSESAPLTIESLIVAGYDRRLAAFEVLVPALIKAYDDYSNGGDNKYDQLEAPIRVLNGWDYKVDTSSIATTLAVTWAERLQSSLRKVYVDQGEDDQVTRVRAFAAQGDQDALLAPLATAVDYLRTTYGSWQQPWGRINRFQRLTGDIVQKPHDSQPSIAVPFASSLWGMIPSYNSRRFNDTNNRYGVSGNSFICAVEFGSRVKAKSLLAGGESGDPASPHFFDQAEMYAEGRFKDVLYYREDVERHVIKDARKDIENLAQILKEFYSFEEQTLLFDEEATRAKIINTLSELRRVIVPEDKLIIYYSGHGNWKRMILAMDIGSL; via the coding sequence ATGATCCTCTGCCGTTATTTTATCGTGTTCTCAGCCGTTTTGCTGACTGGCATTACCTTATCACAATCCGACCTTCAACGATGGCAAGCTCAATCCTCCCGGGTGGAAATCATTCGTGACGAATACGGCATCCCACACATATACGGTGATTCTGATGCAGACGCAGTATTTGGCCTCATGTATGCCCAGTGCGAAGATGATTTTAACCGGGTCGAGCTTAATTACATCGAAAAGTTAGGCCGGCTTAGCGAGATCCATGGTGTACAGGACTTATATAGAGACCTTTACACCCGGTTGATCATTGACTCTGCAGATGCCATCAAAGACTATAAAAAAAGCCCAGCCTGGCTTAAGAAATTATTAGTGGCTTTTGCAGATGGTATTAATTATTATTTATACACCCATCCAGACAAAAAACCAAGTTTATTACATCGCTTCCAGCCCTGGTATCCACTGCTTTGGACAGATGGAAGTATAGGCGCCATCAATACCGCTGATATGGATGACACGGATGTAAAAAACTTTTATTCCGGTGAATCGACCTCCATGAGAGAGATAAAAATTAAAGAACCCAGCGGTTCGAATGGATTTGCGATTGCACCAGCTCGATCTGCTTCAGGACATGCCTTGTTATATATCAATCCGCATGTTACTTTTTATTTCAGGCCAGAGGTACATATGGTGAGCAAAGAAGGGCTCAATGCTTATGGGGCAGTCACCTGGGGACAGTTTTTTGTTTACCAGGGATTTAATGAAAAATGTGGTTGGATGCATACCAGTTGCAATGTGGATGTAGCGGATGTATACAAAGAGAAAACCAGTCAGAAAAAGAATAAAAGATATTATGAATATGATGGTAAGCAAAAGAGAATGGTCGAGAAAAATGTTGTGCTCAAATATCAACAAGCCGGTCAAATAAAGGCTAAAACTTTTAAAACATTTTATACCCAGCATGGGCCGATCATGGGCCTGCGCGACGGTCAGTGGGCCAGCGTCAGGTCTTACAATCGTGCCATGAACGGACTTATACAAAGTTGGACGCGGACCAAAGCAGATGGATTGCCGGCATTTAAAAAGGCCATGGAGCTTCGGGGTAATATATCTAACAGTACAGTATATGCAGACGCTGGTGGCAATATCGCTTTCTGGCATGGCAATTATATTCCGGTCAGAGACCCTTCGGTAGATTGGAGTAAACCCGTTGATGGCAGTGTCTCTAAATATGAATGGCGTGGTATCCATGCCGTCGATGAGACTGTTCACTCCTACAATCCTTCGTCCGGTTGGCTTCAAAACTGTAACTCCACTGCGTATACCTGCGCCGGTACTGCAAGTCCTAAAAAAGAAAATTATCCTCCATATATGGCTCCTGATGGCGAAAATTTTAGGGGGATCAATGCGGTGCGCATTTTGAGCGAAAGTGCTCCATTGACTATTGAAAGCCTCATCGTGGCAGGGTATGACCGCAGACTGGCCGCCTTCGAAGTATTGGTGCCGGCACTCATTAAAGCATATGATGATTATAGCAATGGTGGAGACAATAAATACGATCAGCTCGAAGCACCTATAAGGGTTTTAAATGGCTGGGATTATAAGGTAGACACCAGTTCGATAGCGACGACCCTTGCGGTCACCTGGGCAGAACGACTCCAATCCTCACTGCGCAAAGTATACGTAGATCAGGGTGAAGACGACCAGGTCACTCGAGTGAGGGCCTTTGCTGCCCAGGGCGATCAGGATGCCTTATTAGCACCACTTGCTACTGCAGTGGACTATCTCCGCACCACCTACGGATCCTGGCAACAACCCTGGGGTAGGATCAATCGATTCCAAAGATTGACTGGTGATATCGTACAAAAGCCGCATGATTCCCAACCAAGCATAGCCGTACCTTTTGCCTCTTCTCTTTGGGGTATGATACCCTCCTACAATAGTCGCAGATTCAATGACACGAATAATCGGTATGGGGTCAGTGGAAATAGTTTTATCTGCGCAGTAGAGTTTGGCTCGAGGGTGAAAGCAAAATCATTGCTCGCCGGTGGGGAAAGTGGAGATCCGGCTTCACCGCATTTTTTTGATCAGGCAGAGATGTATGCGGAGGGGCGATTTAAGGATGTGCTGTATTATCGGGAGGATGTGGAGAGGCATGTCATTAAAGATGCGAGAAAAGATATCGAAAACCTGGCACAAATTTTAAAGGAATTCTATTCATTCGAAGAGCAAACTTTGCTTTTTGATGAAGAAGCTACGAGAGCCAAAATCATCAATACACTGAGTGAATTGCGCAGAGTAATTGTGCCTGAAGATAAATTGATCATATACTATTCTGGCCATGGCAATTGGAAGAGGATGATTTTAGCAATGGATATTGGATCCCTATAG
- a CDS encoding HD domain-containing protein, producing the protein MNETLIEKTINFVKKALEGSERGHDWWHIERVYNNALKISAHEHGDQLTIALSALLHDIADAKFHQGDETMGPRIAKEFLESMAVEAKLIDHVVAIIENISYKTNLGEVSFQSAELDIVQDADRLDAIGAIGIARAFHYGGFKNREIYNPSIAPQLNMSKEEYKNSQGPTINHFYEKLLRLKDLFKTETGKKMAMGRHEFMERYLEEFYAEVSAQRDA; encoded by the coding sequence ATGAATGAAACACTGATTGAAAAAACAATAAATTTTGTAAAAAAAGCGCTGGAAGGTAGTGAACGAGGACACGATTGGTGGCATATTGAACGAGTGTATAACAATGCATTGAAAATATCGGCACATGAACATGGAGATCAACTCACCATCGCGCTCAGTGCTTTGCTCCATGACATCGCGGATGCTAAGTTTCACCAGGGCGATGAAACGATGGGCCCTCGCATAGCAAAAGAATTTTTAGAATCAATGGCTGTTGAGGCCAAACTCATCGATCATGTAGTAGCCATCATTGAAAATATATCTTATAAAACCAATCTCGGTGAGGTATCTTTTCAATCCGCTGAGCTTGACATCGTCCAGGATGCAGATCGCCTGGATGCTATCGGCGCCATAGGTATCGCACGAGCCTTTCATTATGGTGGTTTTAAAAATAGGGAAATCTACAATCCTAGCATTGCTCCGCAATTAAACATGAGCAAAGAAGAATATAAAAACAGCCAGGGACCTACCATCAATCATTTTTATGAGAAGTTGCTGCGCCTAAAAGATTTATTCAAAACGGAGACTGGCAAAAAAATGGCCATGGGTAGGCATGAATTTATGGAAAGATACCTGGAAGAGTTTTATGCGGAGGTATCGGCGCAAAGGGATGCTTAA
- a CDS encoding zeta toxin — protein sequence MDKNLYIIGGCNGAGKTTASFTLMPHILECNEFVNADEIARGISPFQPEKVAFEAGRIMLHRIKELLAKDQTFAFETTLATKSYKNLILEAKSKNYQISLVFFWLEKVQIAIERVATRVREGGHDIPTDVIKRRYIYGLKNLFDIYIPLADNILLFDNSFGQPKLIGKKTMENEFQILDDKIFYKLKSQYNG from the coding sequence GTGGATAAAAATCTCTATATCATAGGAGGGTGTAATGGTGCAGGCAAGACGACAGCTTCATTTACCTTGATGCCACATATCCTGGAATGCAATGAATTTGTAAATGCAGATGAAATCGCGCGTGGAATATCACCATTCCAGCCGGAGAAAGTAGCTTTTGAAGCCGGCAGGATCATGCTCCACAGGATCAAAGAACTTTTGGCTAAAGATCAGACTTTCGCCTTCGAAACTACCTTGGCTACTAAAAGTTATAAAAATTTAATCCTTGAGGCAAAGTCCAAAAATTATCAAATATCTTTAGTCTTTTTTTGGTTAGAGAAAGTACAAATTGCTATCGAAAGGGTAGCTACCAGAGTCAGGGAAGGCGGGCACGACATTCCGACGGATGTCATTAAAAGACGATATATATATGGATTGAAAAATCTGTTTGATATTTATATTCCCTTAGCAGATAATATCCTTCTATTTGATAATTCATTTGGTCAACCAAAATTGATTGGGAAAAAAACAATGGAAAATGAATTTCAAATTTTAGATGATAAAATATTCTATAAATTAAAATCACAATACAATGGATAA
- a CDS encoding serine hydrolase, translating into MYSIKPLFIFLVIGISAVGAYAQSISAVQHAYKQAASQVVLLKNERNIIPITSISNLHPVLVSESENMALAKALNKYDEVPQIDSKKIEQRTWPSGTNLFILAVDLSKQSMNEITRLSALIESTGLFYMVVLEHGYFASLNAELFPRSRAILFSWGQSAYMPNHLAQVIFGASAASGRLPFFLNNVYGSGSGISTTAIQRLQYGPPEMVNISGSSFNAALRMAVEEAIKDQVFPGANLLVAKDGMVIFHEAFGKSMYDSPRYLQKDDLYDLASVTKIFGATLGSMYLHSKGLFDPERTLSTYLPSFKRSNKANLKWKDILTHRSGLPASIVYYKNVLGTDGRFQPRTIKPSNSRKYPNIINEHLYSNKNTQVKILNNIKQLPLRANNDYVYSDLSMILLYRSLQNITKLPFDQFLNQSLYQPLGLHHTRFLPTNFFTKDQIVPTEIDSFFRHTLVQGYVHDENAALLGGISGHAGLFSTANDMAIISQMLLNKGSYGGKEYIKPATVDQYIRYQYPELNNRRALGFDKPLLEYNVNTSHVARDASPLSFGHSGFTGTFVWIDPAYHLTYILLTNRVYPSRVNNKISQYSIRPCIQQIIYDHIINSQLKN; encoded by the coding sequence ATGTATTCAATTAAACCACTGTTTATCTTTCTTGTTATTGGCATCAGTGCTGTAGGAGCTTATGCCCAGAGTATATCGGCAGTGCAACACGCTTATAAGCAAGCAGCAAGCCAGGTGGTTTTATTAAAAAATGAGAGGAATATAATACCCATAACTTCTATTAGCAATTTACATCCTGTGCTGGTGTCTGAGAGTGAAAATATGGCTTTGGCAAAGGCCCTTAATAAGTATGATGAGGTCCCTCAGATCGATTCTAAAAAAATAGAGCAGAGAACATGGCCTTCGGGCACTAATTTATTCATACTCGCAGTAGATCTTTCCAAACAATCAATGAACGAAATCACGCGCTTGTCTGCTTTGATAGAAAGCACCGGCTTGTTTTATATGGTAGTACTCGAACATGGTTATTTTGCTTCTTTGAATGCGGAATTATTTCCAAGGTCACGTGCGATTCTATTCTCCTGGGGCCAATCCGCATACATGCCCAACCATCTGGCGCAGGTCATCTTTGGCGCATCGGCAGCTTCCGGGCGACTTCCTTTTTTTCTGAATAATGTATATGGTAGCGGTAGCGGTATATCGACTACCGCGATACAGCGTCTCCAATATGGTCCGCCTGAGATGGTTAATATCTCCGGTAGCTCCTTCAATGCAGCACTGCGCATGGCTGTCGAGGAGGCTATCAAAGACCAGGTATTCCCCGGGGCCAACCTCCTGGTAGCCAAAGATGGTATGGTCATTTTTCATGAGGCTTTTGGGAAATCAATGTATGATAGTCCTCGCTACCTCCAAAAGGACGATTTATATGATTTGGCTTCGGTGACCAAAATATTCGGCGCCACACTAGGCAGCATGTACCTGCATAGCAAAGGGCTCTTCGATCCTGAACGAACACTCAGCACATATCTACCCAGCTTCAAGAGATCCAATAAAGCGAATCTAAAGTGGAAAGACATCCTCACCCATCGATCAGGACTTCCTGCTTCGATAGTATATTATAAAAATGTACTCGGCACAGATGGTCGGTTCCAACCCAGAACCATCAAACCCTCTAACTCCCGTAAATATCCCAATATCATCAATGAGCACCTATATTCAAATAAAAATACACAGGTTAAGATCTTAAATAACATCAAGCAGCTTCCATTGCGCGCTAACAATGATTATGTATATTCCGATCTGTCCATGATATTATTGTACCGCTCCTTACAAAACATCACCAAGCTCCCATTTGACCAATTTTTAAATCAATCTTTATATCAGCCTCTCGGTCTCCATCATACAAGATTTTTGCCTACCAATTTTTTTACCAAAGACCAGATCGTCCCTACGGAAATAGATTCCTTTTTCCGGCATACCCTGGTGCAAGGCTATGTTCATGATGAAAATGCAGCCCTGCTGGGAGGCATTTCAGGCCATGCAGGCTTGTTTAGTACTGCCAATGATATGGCGATCATCTCGCAAATGCTTTTAAATAAAGGATCATATGGCGGCAAGGAATATATAAAACCTGCTACGGTAGATCAGTATATTAGGTATCAGTATCCCGAACTAAATAACCGGAGAGCGTTGGGTTTTGACAAACCGCTGTTGGAATACAATGTCAATACCAGCCATGTAGCCCGGGATGCAAGTCCTCTAAGTTTCGGGCACTCTGGTTTTACCGGTACTTTTGTTTGGATCGATCCAGCATATCATCTTACTTATATATTATTGACTAACCGGGTGTATCCTTCCAGGGTGAACAATAAAATAAGTCAGTATTCAATCCGGCCTTGTATCCAGCAGATTATTTATGATCATATCATCAATAGTCAATTAAAAAACTAA
- a CDS encoding DUF2723 domain-containing protein: protein MFSFKKQSNLAGWVVFAVAFAVYFVCAERSGSLWDCGEFILGAAKLQVVHPPGAPLFILVGRLFAWVGSLVSSNPSAPAFAVNLMSAMCTAFAATFFCWSAIILAKLAWLGRDKDADTEQGWVLAAVGVVTGLTGAFCTSVWFSAVEGEVYAMSTFFTGLTIWTALKWYYLPTSSQNEKWLVLCLYVAALSIGVHLLSLLAFPFLGLLYYYKRFQNHNLRGAALSILGSLVVLALYQKLVIVGLPQLWSTFDYMMVNGLGMPFHSGIFPFLLLIGAGLYYGIHYANKHSNAIVQNVMVTTLLIILGFSTVAVVVIRANADTPINMNSPTDAMRLIPYLNREQYGDRPLLKGPAYYSSPIRYESDDRYGRVGDRYEVVDKKYTPIYKSSDEKFFPRMGHTDRATLYQYWMDGKTRPTQADNMSFFVRYQVMWMYWRYFMWNFVGRENFDQGYFPWNLKSGHWLSGIKPIDEARLYNMEEEPVRMKTDPGRNKYYFIPLLFGIMGLLWHYKNNKRDFLALLMLFIITGLGIIIYSNEPPNEPRERDYVLVGSFLTFSIWVGMGVIYLYQFLAAKMKGSRMIPVAISAGLGLVAPLLMVTSGIDDHSRQHLSGSRDYANNFLESCAPNAILFTYGDNDTYPLWYAQEMEGIRTDVRVINLSLIAVDWYINQVRRKINKSDPVKLSISEENYRGDSRMQLVINAPEGTTRSAYDVLKFANEKHPLPLQGGQTMETYIPARKVIIPIDRAKALAVGMITPADTNVANQIEITLNGNYIMKDDLAVLDIIASNIYERPIYFATTANPDKLIGLNNYSQLEGMATRIVPILSTPDGRFGSYGAGRVAGDIIYDNVIKKFQWGGFDKYKMFNFANSFNPSFSAMRIAFMRGIDNLIKSGQMKKAEDLNDQYFKAFPQKNFEYDSQRLVFIEFYYQMSQLAKCKEESLKLAAEAAEYLNFYNSLSPGRSRSRI from the coding sequence ATGTTTAGTTTCAAAAAACAATCCAATTTAGCAGGGTGGGTAGTGTTTGCAGTAGCTTTTGCTGTCTACTTCGTCTGTGCGGAGCGATCTGGTAGTCTCTGGGACTGCGGTGAGTTTATTCTTGGTGCAGCCAAGCTTCAGGTGGTACACCCTCCGGGAGCACCTTTATTTATCCTTGTTGGCCGATTATTTGCCTGGGTAGGTTCCCTGGTGAGCTCCAACCCTTCTGCTCCAGCCTTTGCAGTAAATCTAATGTCCGCCATGTGTACAGCCTTTGCGGCTACTTTTTTCTGTTGGTCTGCTATTATCCTGGCTAAGCTGGCCTGGCTCGGTAGAGACAAAGATGCTGATACAGAACAAGGCTGGGTGCTTGCAGCAGTTGGCGTAGTGACTGGCCTGACAGGGGCTTTTTGTACTTCTGTTTGGTTTAGTGCGGTGGAGGGTGAAGTATATGCCATGTCTACCTTTTTTACTGGTTTGACGATCTGGACTGCACTAAAATGGTATTATCTTCCTACCAGTTCCCAAAATGAAAAATGGTTGGTATTGTGCCTGTATGTCGCTGCCTTGTCTATTGGTGTGCATTTGCTCAGTTTGTTAGCTTTTCCTTTTCTGGGCTTGCTCTATTACTATAAGAGATTTCAAAATCATAATCTACGCGGAGCTGCTCTTTCGATCTTGGGATCCTTGGTGGTCCTGGCTTTGTATCAAAAATTAGTCATTGTAGGACTTCCGCAATTGTGGAGCACCTTTGATTATATGATGGTCAATGGTCTCGGCATGCCCTTTCATTCGGGAATTTTCCCGTTTTTATTGTTGATTGGGGCAGGTCTTTATTATGGAATCCATTATGCCAATAAGCATAGCAATGCCATCGTCCAAAATGTGATGGTAACCACGCTCTTAATCATCCTGGGCTTTTCGACAGTCGCTGTGGTGGTGATCCGGGCCAATGCAGATACCCCCATTAATATGAACAGCCCGACGGATGCCATGCGTCTAATACCTTATCTTAATCGGGAACAATATGGTGACAGACCCTTACTCAAAGGCCCTGCATATTATTCTTCACCTATACGATATGAGTCTGATGACCGATACGGGAGGGTGGGAGATCGCTACGAAGTAGTTGATAAAAAATATACCCCTATCTACAAATCATCTGATGAAAAGTTTTTCCCAAGGATGGGTCATACAGATCGTGCCACACTCTATCAATATTGGATGGATGGTAAAACCCGACCTACTCAAGCCGATAATATGAGTTTTTTCGTCCGCTACCAGGTAATGTGGATGTACTGGCGATATTTCATGTGGAATTTTGTTGGTCGTGAAAATTTTGATCAGGGATATTTTCCTTGGAATTTAAAAAGTGGTCATTGGCTCTCAGGCATCAAACCGATAGATGAAGCGCGCCTCTATAATATGGAGGAAGAACCTGTCAGGATGAAGACCGACCCGGGCAGAAACAAGTATTATTTTATTCCCCTATTGTTTGGAATCATGGGTCTGCTCTGGCATTACAAAAACAATAAAAGAGATTTTCTGGCTTTATTGATGCTCTTCATCATTACGGGATTAGGCATTATCATATATTCCAATGAGCCGCCCAACGAACCCCGGGAGCGGGATTATGTATTGGTAGGTTCGTTCCTGACCTTTTCGATTTGGGTAGGCATGGGTGTCATCTATCTTTACCAGTTTTTGGCTGCAAAAATGAAAGGAAGTCGGATGATCCCGGTAGCGATATCTGCAGGTCTTGGATTGGTAGCCCCATTGCTGATGGTGACATCCGGTATAGATGATCACTCCAGGCAGCATCTGTCCGGATCAAGAGATTATGCCAATAATTTCTTAGAATCGTGTGCGCCCAATGCCATCTTATTTACCTATGGCGATAATGACACCTATCCTCTATGGTATGCCCAGGAGATGGAGGGCATTCGTACTGATGTGAGAGTCATCAACCTGAGCTTGATCGCTGTAGACTGGTATATCAACCAGGTCAGACGAAAAATCAATAAGTCAGACCCGGTCAAATTGTCTATATCAGAAGAAAATTATCGGGGAGATAGTCGCATGCAGTTGGTCATCAATGCTCCTGAAGGCACCACCAGAAGCGCGTATGATGTGCTGAAATTTGCCAATGAAAAGCATCCACTGCCATTACAAGGTGGGCAGACCATGGAGACTTATATCCCTGCCAGGAAAGTAATCATCCCTATCGACAGGGCCAAAGCACTTGCTGTAGGTATGATCACGCCCGCTGATACCAATGTCGCCAATCAGATTGAAATCACCCTCAATGGCAACTATATCATGAAGGATGACCTGGCCGTATTGGATATTATTGCCTCCAATATCTATGAAAGACCGATATATTTTGCTACCACAGCCAATCCTGACAAGTTGATTGGGCTTAATAATTACTCTCAGCTTGAAGGTATGGCTACACGCATCGTACCTATTCTATCCACTCCTGATGGTCGTTTTGGATCTTATGGGGCCGGACGAGTAGCCGGTGATATTATCTATGACAATGTCATCAAAAAGTTTCAGTGGGGAGGATTTGACAAATACAAGATGTTCAATTTTGCCAATAGCTTCAATCCTAGTTTCTCAGCGATGCGTATAGCGTTTATGAGAGGTATAGATAATTTGATCAAATCTGGTCAGATGAAAAAAGCGGAAGATCTCAATGATCAATACTTCAAGGCTTTTCCACAGAAAAATTTTGAATACGACTCGCAGCGATTGGTGTTTATCGAATTTTATTACCAGATGAGTCAACTTGCCAAGTGTAAGGAAGAATCCTTGAAACTGGCGGCTGAAGCTGCTGAATATTTGAATTTTTATAACTCCTTGTCACCTGGAAGATCTCGAAGCCGGATTTAA
- a CDS encoding RluA family pseudouridine synthase translates to MISIKDGIILSNHHFIAYNKPGGIAVQSVQNKEDSLEVKLQQYCKVPLHLIHRIDQPCTGVVLFAKKKPMASYLNELLQSHDIERTYLAIVQGKPEKEKGSLHHFLFAHKKSNKSYVVDEKHKEGKPAQLDYEWIQELPDQLHLLQIKLHTGRHHQIRAQLGDIGCPIFGDIKYGAKSGQEDRSICLHAWKLSFKHPIDHKTIAIEAPPPVTGVWQHASLK, encoded by the coding sequence ATGATAAGCATAAAAGATGGCATCATACTCTCTAATCACCACTTTATAGCCTATAATAAACCGGGAGGTATAGCCGTCCAATCTGTTCAAAACAAAGAAGATTCGCTGGAGGTCAAATTGCAACAATATTGTAAGGTGCCACTGCATCTGATCCATCGCATAGATCAACCTTGTACCGGAGTGGTCTTATTTGCCAAGAAAAAACCGATGGCTTCTTATTTGAACGAACTGTTGCAATCGCATGATATAGAACGCACCTATCTGGCCATCGTACAAGGAAAACCGGAAAAAGAAAAAGGATCCTTGCATCACTTTTTATTCGCTCACAAAAAAAGCAATAAATCCTACGTAGTGGATGAAAAGCATAAAGAAGGCAAACCAGCCCAGTTGGACTACGAATGGATCCAAGAGCTGCCAGATCAGTTGCACCTTTTGCAAATAAAACTCCATACCGGCCGTCATCACCAGATTCGAGCTCAATTGGGGGATATAGGATGCCCTATTTTTGGTGATATAAAATACGGAGCTAAGTCTGGTCAGGAAGATCGCTCGATCTGTCTGCATGCGTGGAAACTATCTTTTAAACATCCCATAGATCATAAAACAATTGCTATCGAAGCTCCTCCGCCGGTCACAGGTGTATGGCAACATGCTTCTCTAAAATAA
- a CDS encoding osmoprotectant transporter permease has protein sequence MNILFWALWWVVAAGTLVFFYFFFAGLTDGSVSGFNFGIWTGIVIGFPALLAATYWLKLHGWVKLALLLLSIPALPMVGYLIFLIAAVVLHPRWN, from the coding sequence ATGAACATCCTTTTTTGGGCACTTTGGTGGGTGGTGGCCGCAGGGACTTTGGTGTTTTTTTATTTTTTCTTTGCAGGCCTAACTGATGGATCCGTGTCGGGTTTCAATTTCGGTATCTGGACGGGCATAGTCATTGGGTTTCCTGCCCTCCTGGCTGCGACTTATTGGTTGAAGCTGCATGGGTGGGTAAAATTGGCCCTGCTATTATTGAGTATACCTGCTTTGCCGATGGTCGGATATTTGATTTTTTTAATCGCTGCAGTGGTCCTTCACCCAAGATGGAATTGA
- the lipA gene encoding lipoyl synthase, producing the protein MIDLPVTTDPNPSRAKKPDWLRVKLPIGENYRKVRELVDHYKLHTICQSGNCPNMGECWGEGTATFMILGNVCTRSCSFCAVKTGRPNEYDTDEPARVAEAIHLMKVKHAVITSVNRDELKDKGADIWHRTVKEVKRLSPATTIETLIPDTKADWDALETMISAGQEVVSHNMETVRRLYRPVRPQAKYERSLEQIRRTKAYGKRTKSGIMLGLGETREEVIQILEDLQEHQCDVVTLGQYLQPTKLHHPVISFVHPDQFAEYKEIGLAMGFDYVESGPLVRSSYHAERHI; encoded by the coding sequence ATGATAGATCTACCTGTCACCACAGATCCAAACCCATCGCGAGCCAAAAAACCAGATTGGCTCCGCGTCAAACTACCTATCGGAGAAAACTACCGTAAGGTCAGAGAACTCGTAGATCACTACAAGCTCCATACGATCTGTCAAAGTGGCAACTGTCCCAATATGGGCGAATGCTGGGGTGAGGGTACCGCCACCTTTATGATCCTCGGCAATGTATGTACCCGCTCCTGCAGTTTCTGCGCAGTCAAGACCGGCCGTCCCAACGAATATGACACCGATGAACCTGCCCGCGTAGCGGAAGCCATCCATCTGATGAAAGTAAAACATGCTGTGATCACTAGTGTCAATCGGGATGAGCTTAAAGATAAAGGTGCAGATATCTGGCATCGAACAGTCAAAGAAGTCAAACGCCTGAGTCCAGCTACTACGATCGAAACCCTGATCCCCGATACCAAGGCAGATTGGGACGCACTCGAGACCATGATCAGCGCTGGCCAGGAGGTGGTATCTCATAATATGGAGACCGTCCGAAGGCTGTATCGACCCGTGCGGCCCCAAGCCAAATATGAACGCTCTCTGGAGCAAATCAGAAGAACCAAAGCCTATGGCAAACGCACCAAAAGCGGTATCATGCTGGGCCTGGGCGAAACCAGGGAGGAAGTGATTCAAATCCTCGAAGATCTACAGGAGCATCAGTGCGATGTAGTCACCCTGGGCCAATATTTACAACCTACCAAACTCCATCATCCGGTGATCTCCTTTGTGCATCCGGATCAGTTTGCCGAATATAAAGAGATCGGGTTAGCCATGGGGTTTGATTATGTAGAGAGCGGGCCACTGGTGAGGTCCAGCTATCATGCGGAGAGGCATATTTGA